From one Rhodamnia argentea isolate NSW1041297 chromosome 1, ASM2092103v1, whole genome shotgun sequence genomic stretch:
- the LOC115750625 gene encoding WAT1-related protein At4g08300-like isoform X1, whose translation MAPLACCNLCRKFKPHLLMALAQIGYTFLYFITEASFNHGMNPHVYITYRHIVAGLVMLPFAYFLERKIRPQLTLYLFVEIFILSLLGVGLTLNMYFASLRYTSPTFLASMVNTIASLTFVIAIVLRLEVLDLRNPRGMAKALGTLVSLAGVMMMTLYKGPIVRNLGHPLIHIGGNTSVREDWLKGSILTVGSCITWSIWYIMQAYTLKRYPAQLSLTTWMSFVGGAQSAVFTVIVEHKRAAWTIGLNIDFWSTIYGGVVCSGLIIFIQLWCTQEKGPVFVTMFNPLSTILVAVLAYFVLGEKLYMGSIIGGVIVIIGLYLLLWGKDEDQIARVESEEQSYSTSKGRDAEKLQVITPSLRELSKAEH comes from the exons ATGGCGCCGTTGGCGTGTTGTAACTTGTGCCGGAAGTTCAAACCGCATTTGCTCATGGCGCTGGCTCAGATAGGTTACACCTTCCTGTACTTCATAACTGAAGCTTCGTTCAATCACGGTATGAACCCTCACGTGTACATTACCTATCGGCACATCGTGGCCGGCCTTGTTATGCTCCCATTCGCCTATTTTCTCGAAAG AAAAATAAGGCCACAGCTAACATTGTATCTATTTGTGGAGATCTTCATCCTGTCCCTCTTGGG AGTCGGACTGACGCTAAACATGTACTTCGCGAGCTTGAGATACACATCGCCGACGTTTCTTGCGTCAATGGTGAACACCATAGCTTCCTTGACTTTTGTCATTGCCATTGTGCTCAG GTTGGAGGTTCTTGACCTCCGAAACCCTCGAGGGATGGCAAAAGCCCTCGGGACATTAGTCTCCTTGGCGGGCGTGATGATGATGACATTGTACAAAGGCCCGATCGTGAGGAACTTGGGGCACCCTCTGATCCATATTGGAGGCAACACTAGTGTCCGGGAGGACTGGTTGAAGGGCTCGATCCTCACTGTTGGGAGCTGCATCACTTGGTCGATATGGTACATCATGCAG GCGTACACGTTAAAGAGATACCCGGCGCAGCTTTCATTGACTACATGGATGAGCTTTGTCGGGGGAGCACAATCGGCGGTCTTCACAGTGATCGTTGAGCATAAACGAGCTGCTTGGACGATAGGATTGAACATAGATTTTTGGTCCACCATATATGGT GGAGTGGTTTGCTCGGGTTTAATCATCTTCATTCAGCTGTGGTGCACCCAAGAAAAGGGACCGGTGTTTGTCACCATGTTCAACCCGCTCTCGACGATTTTAGTCGCCGTCCTAGCCTATTTCGTCCTCGGCGAGAAGCTCTACATGGGCAG CATAATCGGGGGAGTCATTGTCATTATCGGCCTGTACTTGCTGCTGTGGGGGAAGGATGAAGATCAAATTGCTCGAGTTGAGTCTGAGGAGCAATCGTATTCGACTTCCAAAGGACGAGATGCGGAAAAGCTGCAAGTCATCACACCGAGCTTAAGAGAACTATCGAAAGCCGAACATTAG
- the LOC115750625 gene encoding WAT1-related protein At4g08300-like isoform X2, producing the protein MAPLACCNLCRKFKPHLLMALAQIGYTFLYFITEASFNHGMNPHVYITYRHIVAGLVMLPFAYFLERKIRPQLTLYLFVEIFILSLLGVGLTLNMYFASLRYTSPTFLASMVNTIASLTFVIAIVLRLEVLDLRNPRGMAKALGTLVSLAGVMMMTLYKGPIVRNLGHPLIHIGGNTSVREDWLKGSILTVGSCITWSIWYIMQAYTLKRYPAQLSLTTWMSFVGGAQSAVFTVIVEHKRAAWTIGLNIDFWSTIYGGVVCSGLIIFIQLWCTQEKGPVFVTMFNPLSTILVAVLAYFVLGEKLYMGSHCHYRPVLAAVGEG; encoded by the exons ATGGCGCCGTTGGCGTGTTGTAACTTGTGCCGGAAGTTCAAACCGCATTTGCTCATGGCGCTGGCTCAGATAGGTTACACCTTCCTGTACTTCATAACTGAAGCTTCGTTCAATCACGGTATGAACCCTCACGTGTACATTACCTATCGGCACATCGTGGCCGGCCTTGTTATGCTCCCATTCGCCTATTTTCTCGAAAG AAAAATAAGGCCACAGCTAACATTGTATCTATTTGTGGAGATCTTCATCCTGTCCCTCTTGGG AGTCGGACTGACGCTAAACATGTACTTCGCGAGCTTGAGATACACATCGCCGACGTTTCTTGCGTCAATGGTGAACACCATAGCTTCCTTGACTTTTGTCATTGCCATTGTGCTCAG GTTGGAGGTTCTTGACCTCCGAAACCCTCGAGGGATGGCAAAAGCCCTCGGGACATTAGTCTCCTTGGCGGGCGTGATGATGATGACATTGTACAAAGGCCCGATCGTGAGGAACTTGGGGCACCCTCTGATCCATATTGGAGGCAACACTAGTGTCCGGGAGGACTGGTTGAAGGGCTCGATCCTCACTGTTGGGAGCTGCATCACTTGGTCGATATGGTACATCATGCAG GCGTACACGTTAAAGAGATACCCGGCGCAGCTTTCATTGACTACATGGATGAGCTTTGTCGGGGGAGCACAATCGGCGGTCTTCACAGTGATCGTTGAGCATAAACGAGCTGCTTGGACGATAGGATTGAACATAGATTTTTGGTCCACCATATATGGT GGAGTGGTTTGCTCGGGTTTAATCATCTTCATTCAGCTGTGGTGCACCCAAGAAAAGGGACCGGTGTTTGTCACCATGTTCAACCCGCTCTCGACGATTTTAGTCGCCGTCCTAGCCTATTTCGTCCTCGGCGAGAAGCTCTACATGGGCAG TCATTGTCATTATCGGCCTGTACTTGCTGCTGTGGGGGAAGGATGA